In a single window of the Centroberyx gerrardi isolate f3 chromosome 17, fCenGer3.hap1.cur.20231027, whole genome shotgun sequence genome:
- the iars2 gene encoding isoleucine--tRNA ligase, mitochondrial isoform X1, whose protein sequence is MLLCRVSAVSQTVARWGRRSHRGGGLLHRALPFSSSRCHGVSSGEGNAQPAEAVRAQGLYRDSVLLPRTEFPMKLIGQKLLDRELEIQRECGFAELYSWQRERKAKKEFCLHDGPPYANGDPHVGHALNKILKDIRNRFEMLRGRQVHYIPGWDCHGLPIELKALGDLGTSGLSPLQIRQKAREFAEGAIARQRAAFQRWGVMADWDQCYYTFDGAYEAAQLKVFQEMHSKGLIYQDYKPVFWSPSSRTALAEAELEYNPQHVSKAIYATFPLVTLPPKLASEADLGSVSVLVWTTQPWTIPANQAVCYMPNAQYSVVKRADNSQLLLVATERTASLAALLGTELESVGTFTGAQLEGGMCKHPTVPDKEVPLLPANHVTMAKGTGLVHTAPAHGMEDYSVASQFKLSVECMVDGEGKFTELAGPELQNLSVMGEGTDKVISMLMACGALVKEEQCVHSYPYDWRTKQPVVIRPSKQWFINTASLKDKAKEVLQKVRVLPESARGGLMVMLDRRTYWCISRQRSWGVPIPVFYHKDTGDALINKHTVSHIANLFKEKGSDCWWELPMETLLPPEVLKKSKAGPVTDYVRGEDVLDIWFDSGTSWAAVLEEEQEGESEEPESRLSWLPAPLRKPLVAESDSRADVYVEGKDQIGGWFQSSLLTSVAARNKAPYKALVVHGFAVSEKGEKMSKSLGNVVDPDTVINGGKDPSTPAYGADVLRWWVAESNVFSEVQIGPTVLSSARDSVSKLRNTLKFLLGNLHGFDPRTQAVDPKEMHYIDQYMLHLLREYSIKVTDAYSEFDGGRAIRALQAFIARDLSSFYFSIIKDRLYCDPEDSLGRRSCQTVLEEILDGLTRSVAPILPHLAEEVYLHAPGHDEGETLFKSGWIKSSSVWRRPGLEEAVEGACAIRDSFLSSIPGKNAAQYDLTVAIEPGLLFELMESLQEEPTSTSSQLTELMMAARTTLTSTLPRDLPPDALLSNGSFLINLEGGVIREDSAYSIAVVPTTAARCPRCRRYTAQSADCLCPRCQSIVSVAN, encoded by the exons ATGCTGCTGTGCCGGGTTTCGGCAGTTAGCCAGACGGTAGCGAGATGGGGACGGAGGTCACACCGGGGAGGCGGCCTCCTCCACCGCGCTCTCCCCTTCAGCTCCAGCCGCTGTCACGGTGTCAGTTCAGGTGAAGGCAACGCTCAGCCTGCTGAAGCCGTACGCGCCCAGGGCCTGTACCGAGACAGTGTGCTCCTTCCCCGGACTGAATTCCCCATGAAGCTGATCGGACAGAAGTTGCTGGACCGGGAACTCGAGATCCAGCGG gaGTGTGGATTTGCAGAGTTGTActcctggcagagagagaggaaggccaAGAAGGAGTTCTGCCTTCATGACGGACCCCCATATGCCAACGGAGATCCTCATGTTGGACATGCACTCAATAAG ATCCTGAAAGACATCCGTAACCGTTTTGAGATGCTGAGGGGGAGGCAGGTCCACTACATCCCGGGCTGGGACTGCCACGGCCTGCCCATCGAGCTGAAGGCTCTGGGAGACCTGGGGACCAGCGGCCTCAGTCCTCTACAGATCAGACAGAAAG CCCGGGAGTTTGCAGAAGGGGCCATAGCCCGTCAAAGGGCTGCTTTCCAGCGCTGGGGGGTGATGGCTGACTGGGACCAGTGCTACTACACCTTCGACGGGGCTTACGAGGCTGCGCAGCTCAAGGTCTTCCAGGAGATGCACAGCAAG GGCCTCATCTACCAGGACTACAAGCCAGTCTTCTGGTCTCCTTCATCCAG AACGGCCCTAGCAGAAGCAGAGTTGGAGTACAACCCTCAGCACGTCAGCAAGGCCATCTACGCTACATTCCCCCTGGTCACACTGCCGCCTAAGCTGGCCTCAGAAGcag ACCTGGGCAGTGTCTCAGTGTTGGTGTGGACCACCCAGCCTTGGACCATCCCTGCCAACCAGGCTGTCTGCTACATGCCCAACGCCCA GTATTCGGTGGTGAAGAGGGCGGACAACTCTCAGCTCCTCTTAGTGGCCACAGAGCGCACAGCCAGCCTGGCAGCACTGCTGGGCACAGAGCTGGAGAGTGTCGGCACTTTCACAG GCGCACAGCTTGAGGGCGGGATGTGCAAACACCCCACAGTTCCTGACAAGGAAGTGCCCCTGTTGCCGGCCAACCATGTGACTATGGCAAAAGGAACAGGATTGGTCCACACAGCGCCAGCCCATGGCATGGAGGATTACAGTGTGGCCTCACAGTTTAAACTGTCTGTG GAGTGTATGGTGGATGGAGAGGGCAAGTTCACTGAGCTGGCTGGTCCTGAGCTGCAGAATCTGTCTGTGATGGGAGAAGGCACTGATAAAG tgattTCCATGCTGATGGCGTGCGGGGCGCTGGTGAAGGAGGAGCAGTGCGTCCACAGCTACCCGTACGACTGGAGGACCAAACAGCCTGTGGTCATCAGGCCCAGTAAACAGTGGTTCATCAACACCGCCTCACTCAAAGACAAGGCCAAG gaggTGCTGCAGAAGGTGCGTGTGCTGCCGGAGTCGGCGAGGGGCGGCCTGATGGTCATGCTGGACAGAAGGACCTACTGGTGCATCTCCAGACAGAGAAGCTGGGGCGTCCCCATCCCAGTCTTCTACCATAAAGACACTGGAGACGCACTCATCAACAA ACACACAGTGTCCCATATAGCAAACCTATTCAAAGAGAAGGGCAGTGACTGTTGGTGGGAGCTGCCCATGGAGACTCTACTGCCACCAGAGGTGCTCAAgaag AGTAAAGCGGGCCCAGTGACAGACTATGTTCGTGGAGAAGACGTGCTGGACATCTGGTTTGACAGCGGAACGTCTTGGGCTGCCGTACTAGAAG aggagcaggagggagagtcTGAGGAGCCGGAGTCGCGTCTCAGCTGGCTCCCCGCTCCGCTACGCAAACCCCTGGTCGCAG AGTCTGACTCCAGGGCAGATGTGTATGTGGAGGGGAAGGACCAGATCGGAGGCTGGTTTCAGTCCTCGCTGCTCACCAGCGTGGCCGCCAGGAACAAGGCTCCGTACAA ggctcTGGTGGTCCATGGCTTTGCTGTCagtgagaagggagagaagatgTCCAAGTCTCTGGGCAACGTTGTGGATCCTGACACCGTCATCAATGGAGGGAAG gaccCCAGTACGCCGGCCTACGGGGCGGACGTGCTGCGCTGGTGGGTGGCGGAGTCGAACGTCTTCTCTGAGGTTCAGATCGGCCCCACTGTGCTCAGCTCGGCCAGAGACAGCGTCAGCAAG ttgaGGAACACTCTGAAGTTCCTGCTGGGCAACCTGCATGGTTTTGACCCGCGCACTCAGGCTGTGGACCCCAAAGAGATGCACTACATCGACCAGTACATGCTGCACCTGCTCCGCGAGTACAGcatcaag gtgACGGACGCCTACAGTGAGTTTGACGGCGGCAGGGCCATCCGTGCCCTGCAAGCCTTCATCGCCAGAGACCTGTCCAGCTTTTACTTCAGCATCATCAAAGACAG gtTGTACTGTGATCCAGAGGACTCACTGGGCCGAAGATCGTGTCAGACGGTTTTGGAGGAAATTCTGGACGGACTGACCAGATCCGTAGCTCCCATCCTGCCACATCTAGCTGAAGAGGTCTACCTACACGCACCTGGACATGACG AAGGGGAGACTTTGTTCAAGAGCGGCTGGATCAAAAGCAGTTCGGTGTGGCGGCGGCCGGGGTTGGAGGAGGCGGTGGAAGGGGCGTGTGCCATCAGAGACTCCTTCCTGTCCTCCATCCCGGGCAAAAACGCAGCGCAGTACGACCTCACCGTCGCCATCGAGCCCGGCCTGCTGTTTGAACTCATGGAG TCTCTGCAGGAGGagcccacctccacctcctcccagcTGACTGAGCTGATGATGGCGGCGCGGACCACCCTGACCAGCACCCTGCCCCGCGACCTGCCGCCCGACGCCCTGCTCAGCAACGGCAGCTTCCTCATCAACCTGGAGG GTGGTGTTATCCGAGAGGACAGTGCCTACAGTATAGCAGTGGTGCCCACCACCGCTGCCCGGTGCCCACGCTGCCGACGCTACACCGCCCAGTCAGCAGACTGCCTGTGCCCGCGCTGCCAGTCCATCGTTTCAGTGGCTAACTGA
- the iars2 gene encoding isoleucine--tRNA ligase, mitochondrial isoform X2 codes for MLLCRVSAVSQTVARWGRRSHRGGGLLHRALPFSSSRCHGVSSGEGNAQPAEAVRAQGLYRDSVLLPRTEFPMKLIGQKLLDRELEIQRECGFAELYSWQRERKAKKEFCLHDGPPYANGDPHVGHALNKILKDIRNRFEMLRGRQVHYIPGWDCHGLPIELKALGDLGTSGLSPLQIRQKAREFAEGAIARQRAAFQRWGVMADWDQCYYTFDGAYEAAQLKVFQEMHSKGLIYQDYKPVFWSPSSRTALAEAELEYNPQHVSKAIYATFPLVTLPPKLASEADLGSVSVLVWTTQPWTIPANQAVCYMPNAQYSVVKRADNSQLLLVATERTASLAALLGTELESVGTFTGAQLEGGMCKHPTVPDKEVPLLPANHVTMAKGTGLVHTAPAHGMEDYSVASQFKLSVECMVDGEGKFTELAGPELQNLSVMGEGTDKVISMLMACGALVKEEQCVHSYPYDWRTKQPVVIRPSKQWFINTASLKDKAKEVLQKVRVLPESARGGLMVMLDRRTYWCISRQRSWGVPIPVFYHKDTGDALINKHTVSHIANLFKEKGSDCWWELPMETLLPPEVLKKSKAGPVTDYVRGEDVLDIWFDSGTSWAAVLEESDSRADVYVEGKDQIGGWFQSSLLTSVAARNKAPYKALVVHGFAVSEKGEKMSKSLGNVVDPDTVINGGKDPSTPAYGADVLRWWVAESNVFSEVQIGPTVLSSARDSVSKLRNTLKFLLGNLHGFDPRTQAVDPKEMHYIDQYMLHLLREYSIKVTDAYSEFDGGRAIRALQAFIARDLSSFYFSIIKDRLYCDPEDSLGRRSCQTVLEEILDGLTRSVAPILPHLAEEVYLHAPGHDEGETLFKSGWIKSSSVWRRPGLEEAVEGACAIRDSFLSSIPGKNAAQYDLTVAIEPGLLFELMESLQEEPTSTSSQLTELMMAARTTLTSTLPRDLPPDALLSNGSFLINLEGGVIREDSAYSIAVVPTTAARCPRCRRYTAQSADCLCPRCQSIVSVAN; via the exons ATGCTGCTGTGCCGGGTTTCGGCAGTTAGCCAGACGGTAGCGAGATGGGGACGGAGGTCACACCGGGGAGGCGGCCTCCTCCACCGCGCTCTCCCCTTCAGCTCCAGCCGCTGTCACGGTGTCAGTTCAGGTGAAGGCAACGCTCAGCCTGCTGAAGCCGTACGCGCCCAGGGCCTGTACCGAGACAGTGTGCTCCTTCCCCGGACTGAATTCCCCATGAAGCTGATCGGACAGAAGTTGCTGGACCGGGAACTCGAGATCCAGCGG gaGTGTGGATTTGCAGAGTTGTActcctggcagagagagaggaaggccaAGAAGGAGTTCTGCCTTCATGACGGACCCCCATATGCCAACGGAGATCCTCATGTTGGACATGCACTCAATAAG ATCCTGAAAGACATCCGTAACCGTTTTGAGATGCTGAGGGGGAGGCAGGTCCACTACATCCCGGGCTGGGACTGCCACGGCCTGCCCATCGAGCTGAAGGCTCTGGGAGACCTGGGGACCAGCGGCCTCAGTCCTCTACAGATCAGACAGAAAG CCCGGGAGTTTGCAGAAGGGGCCATAGCCCGTCAAAGGGCTGCTTTCCAGCGCTGGGGGGTGATGGCTGACTGGGACCAGTGCTACTACACCTTCGACGGGGCTTACGAGGCTGCGCAGCTCAAGGTCTTCCAGGAGATGCACAGCAAG GGCCTCATCTACCAGGACTACAAGCCAGTCTTCTGGTCTCCTTCATCCAG AACGGCCCTAGCAGAAGCAGAGTTGGAGTACAACCCTCAGCACGTCAGCAAGGCCATCTACGCTACATTCCCCCTGGTCACACTGCCGCCTAAGCTGGCCTCAGAAGcag ACCTGGGCAGTGTCTCAGTGTTGGTGTGGACCACCCAGCCTTGGACCATCCCTGCCAACCAGGCTGTCTGCTACATGCCCAACGCCCA GTATTCGGTGGTGAAGAGGGCGGACAACTCTCAGCTCCTCTTAGTGGCCACAGAGCGCACAGCCAGCCTGGCAGCACTGCTGGGCACAGAGCTGGAGAGTGTCGGCACTTTCACAG GCGCACAGCTTGAGGGCGGGATGTGCAAACACCCCACAGTTCCTGACAAGGAAGTGCCCCTGTTGCCGGCCAACCATGTGACTATGGCAAAAGGAACAGGATTGGTCCACACAGCGCCAGCCCATGGCATGGAGGATTACAGTGTGGCCTCACAGTTTAAACTGTCTGTG GAGTGTATGGTGGATGGAGAGGGCAAGTTCACTGAGCTGGCTGGTCCTGAGCTGCAGAATCTGTCTGTGATGGGAGAAGGCACTGATAAAG tgattTCCATGCTGATGGCGTGCGGGGCGCTGGTGAAGGAGGAGCAGTGCGTCCACAGCTACCCGTACGACTGGAGGACCAAACAGCCTGTGGTCATCAGGCCCAGTAAACAGTGGTTCATCAACACCGCCTCACTCAAAGACAAGGCCAAG gaggTGCTGCAGAAGGTGCGTGTGCTGCCGGAGTCGGCGAGGGGCGGCCTGATGGTCATGCTGGACAGAAGGACCTACTGGTGCATCTCCAGACAGAGAAGCTGGGGCGTCCCCATCCCAGTCTTCTACCATAAAGACACTGGAGACGCACTCATCAACAA ACACACAGTGTCCCATATAGCAAACCTATTCAAAGAGAAGGGCAGTGACTGTTGGTGGGAGCTGCCCATGGAGACTCTACTGCCACCAGAGGTGCTCAAgaag AGTAAAGCGGGCCCAGTGACAGACTATGTTCGTGGAGAAGACGTGCTGGACATCTGGTTTGACAGCGGAACGTCTTGGGCTGCCGTACTAGAAG AGTCTGACTCCAGGGCAGATGTGTATGTGGAGGGGAAGGACCAGATCGGAGGCTGGTTTCAGTCCTCGCTGCTCACCAGCGTGGCCGCCAGGAACAAGGCTCCGTACAA ggctcTGGTGGTCCATGGCTTTGCTGTCagtgagaagggagagaagatgTCCAAGTCTCTGGGCAACGTTGTGGATCCTGACACCGTCATCAATGGAGGGAAG gaccCCAGTACGCCGGCCTACGGGGCGGACGTGCTGCGCTGGTGGGTGGCGGAGTCGAACGTCTTCTCTGAGGTTCAGATCGGCCCCACTGTGCTCAGCTCGGCCAGAGACAGCGTCAGCAAG ttgaGGAACACTCTGAAGTTCCTGCTGGGCAACCTGCATGGTTTTGACCCGCGCACTCAGGCTGTGGACCCCAAAGAGATGCACTACATCGACCAGTACATGCTGCACCTGCTCCGCGAGTACAGcatcaag gtgACGGACGCCTACAGTGAGTTTGACGGCGGCAGGGCCATCCGTGCCCTGCAAGCCTTCATCGCCAGAGACCTGTCCAGCTTTTACTTCAGCATCATCAAAGACAG gtTGTACTGTGATCCAGAGGACTCACTGGGCCGAAGATCGTGTCAGACGGTTTTGGAGGAAATTCTGGACGGACTGACCAGATCCGTAGCTCCCATCCTGCCACATCTAGCTGAAGAGGTCTACCTACACGCACCTGGACATGACG AAGGGGAGACTTTGTTCAAGAGCGGCTGGATCAAAAGCAGTTCGGTGTGGCGGCGGCCGGGGTTGGAGGAGGCGGTGGAAGGGGCGTGTGCCATCAGAGACTCCTTCCTGTCCTCCATCCCGGGCAAAAACGCAGCGCAGTACGACCTCACCGTCGCCATCGAGCCCGGCCTGCTGTTTGAACTCATGGAG TCTCTGCAGGAGGagcccacctccacctcctcccagcTGACTGAGCTGATGATGGCGGCGCGGACCACCCTGACCAGCACCCTGCCCCGCGACCTGCCGCCCGACGCCCTGCTCAGCAACGGCAGCTTCCTCATCAACCTGGAGG GTGGTGTTATCCGAGAGGACAGTGCCTACAGTATAGCAGTGGTGCCCACCACCGCTGCCCGGTGCCCACGCTGCCGACGCTACACCGCCCAGTCAGCAGACTGCCTGTGCCCGCGCTGCCAGTCCATCGTTTCAGTGGCTAACTGA